The Terriglobia bacterium genomic interval CGCTGACCGGCTTGACCTGGCGCTGCAGCCCCTCCAGCCTGACCTCGTCCGGCCTGCCGGGCTGAAAGACCCAGGTCGAAAGACAAAATGGCGACAAAGGCCGCCGCAACCACGAGTGAATTCAAACGAATTCTCACGTTAAATCTCCTTTCCATAATGCGTCCATCTCGGATTCGAGAGCCGTATTCTAGTAGAATCTGCCAACTACCGCACGCGATCTTTCCAAAGATTATTTTCCTGGCAGATGTACTCCTGAATCTCACCCTTCGGGTCCCATGCCACGTCGAATCGGACCTTCCATGGCGCCGTATAAGCGCCGGGGTCGTCGATCGTCGATTCGTAGTGCAGGGTGTAGAGGTCGCTGCGGGTGAACCGTTCAACCAGGTGGAGCAGATCGGTGTGGGGTTTGCCCCCCATATCGATCCAGCTTCCCTCATTGAAACCGACCGTATCGACTACCAGGGTGTCACCCTCCCAGTGGCCGACAGAGTGTCCCATCCATGTCAGGTTGAGCGCGTCGCCCTCCGGATGCTTCCGGCCATCCATGTAAATGATGCGCCAGACATGGGCGCCGCCTTCATAAATCATCAAAATCCGCTTTTGTTCCGGGATCTGGATGATCTCCATCGGATACGGCGTCGTCATCATGCGGGGGCCTGCGGGCGGAAGACAGAACCCCTGCGGATCGTACTTCGACGCCGTGTCCACCTTACGATAATTGGCCAATGCCCCGGCCCAGGGCTGATATGGAATGTCCTTCGGATCCGCGATCGCGGTGTAGTCCTGATACTGCTGAGGCGCCCAGTAACCCTTATTGGGTTCCACCTGTCCGAGGTTCGGCGTACCGTCCGTCAATCGCGGGGCAGGCGGCGGATTCGCCGGCTTGCGCGGAGCTCGCACCTGCGCCTCGAGCGAAGGCGCCAGAAGCAGCAGAATCACCAGGAGTCGCATATGGCGGAATTATTAGCCACAAAAGCCACAAAAAGAACAAAAATTGATCGCGCCTTAACTGACTTCCCCGAATGGGATATACCTGCCCAGCACAATCGCGGCGATCCACAGAAATATCGAACTGGCCGCCACGATCTTTGCGTAGAGCGGAGCGTCCTCGCCCGGGCCCAGATGTTCCAGCGACCGGAAAGCGCTGGTGCACTGGAACAGCAGCAGATTCAATCCCGCCAGCATGATCGTGAACATTTTGACCTGAAAAACGACATTCGGCGTGTAGAAGCCGGGCATTCCCATGAAAAACAGCAGGCCTGTGACGATGTTGATAAAGAACCCGGCAATTCCCCACGGGATAAACCGGTGCAATGGGGCCAGCGGCAGTTGCTTCATCATTCCAAGAACGCGAACGTTAAGAGCGCCGAACGCGCCGATGATCAGAATCAATCCGATAAAGTGAAGATCTTCCAGTATCGGCCAGACCCACATGGACGAATCGATGACCATGTGCTGAACGAAAGTCGTCAGCTTGAAACCGAACTCACCGATAACGGCTGTGGGGCCAGGGCCCGCCGCGATCTCCGCATGACGGATCTCACCGCCGGTGTTGCCGGCAATGGCGGCGAGTCCCGCCGTCGCCACAGCCAGGACCAGAACGATGGCCAGGTGCCACTTCGCCGGGCGCTCCATCCAGGGATTTTTCTCCGACCGGCTGAAGCGCCATAGCCCCAGCAACGAAACAGCCCCCGTCAATTCAATAAAGATGAAGGCCATCAGCGCGGAACCCTGATGGGCTTGAATTGCATCCATTGAAAGGTCCGGATTTTCATCCTGCAATTGCTTCAGCGCGGCACTGCCGCTCATGTAAGCCGGTATGGCAAACAGCGCAATCACTACAAACAGGGCGAGGCTGGCCTGCTTCAGATCTTCACGATCGAAGGCCAGTGAGACGACAAAGAGAGCCAGGGTGATGAGGGTGCCGAGAATCGGCAAATGATTCAACCAGAGATGGACGTGTACCAGATTCATGCCGGCTCCTAACCTCGATAATCGTATTTCAGGAAGCTGTAGGTGTAGGCCAACAGCCTGCCTGCGGTCACAGCTCCGGTCCACAAGACCAGAGACCATACTGCCAGGGCTTTGCCTTTCAGCACCATTTCGGCTTCACTCATTGCCGCATCCGTAAACACGCGTTTCCGGATGGTGTGCATCACGGCAACAGCAAGTCCGATCAAGGTCAGCTTGAGGTAGAAATCCGGATTGGTGAGCGCTTTCGTGGGATAGGCAATCAAGAGCAATGATCCCGAAACAACTTGAATCCAGAAGCCGATCCAGATTATTCGATAGAGCTGCCTCAACGGCGCCAAGGGCAGATCCTTTGCAACGCCAAGCAGACGCAAGTCGATCACAACACTTGCGCCGACCAGCAAGCCCATGCCGATGGCATGACAGGAAAGAATGAACCAGTAGGCAAAAATCGAAGGTGAATCGCGAATCCAGCTGCTGATCCCGCTTTCCTCGATCGTCTTGAAAATTATTGGAACGACCAAACTTACCTCCCCGGCGCGCCGGGCCTGAATAACGCGGAGCGCCAGCGCGACAGCGCGCAGCCGGAATAATCGGCTGGCGCATCGTATACACCCTGGGGAGAATGTGTCAACGGGTCGCCCGAATAATCGCTTGACTTAAGTGGAAACGAGCTAAAATAATGACCCCTACAGTATCAGCGATGGAATAGGAGGTTTGATGAAGCGAAATTTTCTGATCGTTTTAGGTCTGAGCATCGGCCTGCTCAGCGCCGCGATTCCGGCACTGGCGCACCACGCAATCGCGGCCGAATTCGATACCACAAAGCCTGTCAAATTCAGCGGCACCATAAAAAGCGTCGATTGGATGAATCCGCATATTTACGTCAACGTCGAGACCAAGGATGATGCGGGGAAGACGATTGTTTACTCCGTCGAAGGTGGTCCGCCGAACGCGCTGTTTCGCCAGGGCTGGAGACCGAATTCATTGAAGGTCGGCGATAAAGTAACCGTCAACGGCGTTCGCGCAAAAAAGGCCGACAACAACCGTATCGGCAATGCCCAGATCACGATGCCCGATGGGCGAATATTCGCCAGAGGCGCAGCTAACGCACAAGAAGGCCAATAGACCTCTTCAGAATCGCTGAGCGTAAAAGGGGGGACAGTTCGCTGTCCCCCCTTTTTATATTTCCTGCTCCCGCGCGCCAGCGGTTCAAGCCGGTTTCGGCAACTGCACATCCAGCAGCCGGTCCAGCTGCTGCTGATCGAGAGTTTCCTTCTCCACCAGTTCCTTCGCAATCCGTTCGAGCTCCGCACGCCGGCCGCTGAGAACGCTTTTTGCGCGGGTGTACAGTTCGTCGCCGATCCGGCGCACTTCCGTATCGATCGCTTCAGACGTTTTCTCACTGTAATTGCGCTCCTGCGTTGTGAATGTGGAGTGGAGAAACCGCGTATTTTGCTGGATTCCATACGTGAGGTTACCGAGCCGGTCGCTCATACCGAACCGGGTGACCATCTGCCGGATGGATTCCGAAGCCCGCTGCAGATCATCGGCTGCGCCGGTGGAGATAATCCCGTTGTAGACAAGCTCCTCCGCGGCCCGGCCGCCCAGCATGACGGTAATCTGATCCTGAAGTTGCGGCACCGTCATCAGGTACTTCTCTTCCGTCGGCAGTTGCAGGGTGTGGCCGAGCGCACCGATCGAACGGGGAATAATGGAAACGCGATAAACCGGGTCGGCATGCTTCAGTGAGAGCGCGACGAGCGCATGGCCGGTTTCATGATAGGCGACACGCTCCTTCTCGCTTGCGGTCATCACGCGATTTTTCTTTTCCAGTCCGAGCATGACACGATCGATCGCCTCTTCCAGATCTCTCATCTCAACCTGGCTGCTGCCCCGGCGGACTCCGAGGAGCGCAGCTTCATTAACGATATTGGCAAGATCGGCGCCCACCATTCCGGGTGTGCGCGCCGCAATAACCTTCAGATCGGCTTGAGGCGAAAGTTTGATTTTCCGCGCGTGCACTTTCAAGATCGCCTCGCGGCCGGCCAGGTCCGGACGATCGACAATCACCTGGCGGTCGAAGCGCCCCGGCCGCAGCAGGGCCGGATCGAGCACTTCCGGCGTGTTGGTCGCGGCCATGATGATCACGCCTTTCGAGCTGTCGAAGCCGTCCATTTCGGCGAGCAGTTGATTCAAGGTCTGCTCGCGCTCTTCATTCGTGAAAATCCCGCCCCCGGCGGCTGAGCGGCTCTTGCCGATGGCGTCCAGTTCGTCGATGAAGATGATGCACGGCGCCTTCAATTTTGCCTGCTCAAACAGATCGCGTACGCGCGCGGCGCCGACTCCCACAAACATCTCGATGAATTCCGAACCCGAAATGGAGAAGAACGGGACGCCGGCTTCGCCGCTGACGGCTCTCGCCAGCAGAGTCTTTCCAGTGCCGGGAGGGCCGACGAGCAATACGCCCTTCGGTATTCTGCCTCCGAGCTGCTGGTACTTCATCGGATGCTTCAGGAAGTCGACAATTTCGACCAGTTCCGCTTTGGCTTCCTCGACTCCGGCAACGTCTTCAAACGTCTCCTTGATTTCGGTCGATTGATCGTGAATTTTCGCGCGGCTTTTGCCGAAAGTCATCGGACCTGCGGCGCCGCCGCCTGTCATCCGGCGCATGCCAAATCCCCAGATCGCGGCGAAAAACAGAATCGGCACCACCCATGACAGCAGACCGGCCCACCAGCCGGCTTCTTCGGCATGTCCGGTAAAGGCGACGTTTTGTTCCTCGAGGTCCTTTATCAAAGCTGTTTCGTCGATGCCGGGCAGCCTCTCCGTGGAAAGTTCGGCCGCCTCACCCTTCTTGACTGCATCCGGCTTCAGGGTTGCTTTCAACGTGTTCTGATCGATCAGAACTTTCTGGACGTGCCCCGCGCGTATCTCATTCAAAAGTTCACTGTAGGCCACAGCCTTCGGAGCCGGAGAGGTGGCGGCATTGCGCACCGAGTAGAGGACGATGCCGATGAACACAACATATGCGAGCACATACAACACTGTGGATCCGCCGCGCCTGGCCATGCCTATTGGCCCGGATGTTGGGCTAACCTTTTCTCGAGGTCCGCAGCCTGCTGCTTTTCCCTCACGAGAACCGGTAAAACCGAGGTTGCATACGAGCGCACTTCACGGTCGTCCGCGGTTTCCGCAGCCTGCCGGAATCGCGAAACCGCCTCTTGAGTCTCTGCCGCCATCAGGCTGATATATTCATGATCGAAATTTGCGCCGGAGAATTGATCCAGGCGATAGGCGCCTTCAGCACTCGCTTCCGACGCAGTCCCGGGTTCGCCGGCTCCCTTTCGACGCATGAGGTCTCGCAACTGTTGCAGAGTTTGCCCGTGATCGTCCATGACCGCGCGGGCATATTCCTTCACGTCTGCCGATCGAGCCTGATTCCACGCAGCCTGGCTCAGGCTGCGCTCCTCGACCTCCGTTTTTTCCGCGGCCACCAAAAAATCCCTGTCCCAGACAGGTAACGAACCTGCGGGCGCGGAAGCATTAGAGGTATTGTCATAAGCGGCCTCAACTCCAGCCTTTTGACAGCCTGCTGCAATCACGGCGAGAAAAAAGACGAGCCCCAACGTCAAACCGATCGAATGGCTCTTCATGATGATTGCCCCTTTTACCGACTTCAGGTGCAACCGGGCTGCCAATCCGGGCAGACTGCAAACGAGTGGCCATTCTGTCCGTCTAATTTTGTGTGGAAGGAAGTGAGGTCATATGTTCAGGTTTGTCACAGTTTCTGCTGCGTTGGGCGCGTTTCTAATGGTTGCCCAGCCTTCGTACGCCCAGAGATTTTTCCATCGGCCGCGGGCAGTGGTCGTGTCGCCGTACTTTGGCTATGGCTACGGACCGGGGTGGTATGGATGGTCCGACCCTTATTGGAGTGCTTACGCCGTGAGGCCGACAGGTGAAGTCAAGATCGTCACCCATATGAAAGACGCTTCGGTCTATGTGGACGGCGGCTATGCCGGCGTCACCAGTAAGCTGAAGCATTTCGATCTGATGCCTGGAAACCACAACATCGAATTGCGCGATACCGCGGGCAAGACACTGCTCCAACAGCAGGTTCAAGTCATCCGGGATAAGACGACGGAAATTCACGTCGACTGAAACTCACGCAGTTCCCTGTTCGATGAACTTCACTAAAGCATAAACAGTGGAGTTCACCGGCGTGGAAATTCCGAGTTCTTTACCTCGGCGCGCAACATAGCCGTTGAGGGAATCGATTTCTGTTAACCGGCCACGGGTGATGTCCTGCTCCGTTGAGGACGTCGCCGTGGCCATTGTTTCACCCAGCTTGAAAGCCGCCGCGGCCAATTCCTCGACAGCAGGCAGGACCACGCCGGCAGCTATGCCGACTGCCACAACCTCGCGGATCAGTTCCTTCATGACATCCCGCATTGCAGGATCCGCCGT includes:
- a CDS encoding DUF6152 family protein translates to MKRNFLIVLGLSIGLLSAAIPALAHHAIAAEFDTTKPVKFSGTIKSVDWMNPHIYVNVETKDDAGKTIVYSVEGGPPNALFRQGWRPNSLKVGDKVTVNGVRAKKADNNRIGNAQITMPDGRIFARGAANAQEGQ
- the ftsH gene encoding ATP-dependent zinc metalloprotease FtsH, which produces MARRGGSTVLYVLAYVVFIGIVLYSVRNAATSPAPKAVAYSELLNEIRAGHVQKVLIDQNTLKATLKPDAVKKGEAAELSTERLPGIDETALIKDLEEQNVAFTGHAEEAGWWAGLLSWVVPILFFAAIWGFGMRRMTGGGAAGPMTFGKSRAKIHDQSTEIKETFEDVAGVEEAKAELVEIVDFLKHPMKYQQLGGRIPKGVLLVGPPGTGKTLLARAVSGEAGVPFFSISGSEFIEMFVGVGAARVRDLFEQAKLKAPCIIFIDELDAIGKSRSAAGGGIFTNEEREQTLNQLLAEMDGFDSSKGVIIMAATNTPEVLDPALLRPGRFDRQVIVDRPDLAGREAILKVHARKIKLSPQADLKVIAARTPGMVGADLANIVNEAALLGVRRGSSQVEMRDLEEAIDRVMLGLEKKNRVMTASEKERVAYHETGHALVALSLKHADPVYRVSIIPRSIGALGHTLQLPTEEKYLMTVPQLQDQITVMLGGRAAEELVYNGIISTGAADDLQRASESIRQMVTRFGMSDRLGNLTYGIQQNTRFLHSTFTTQERNYSEKTSEAIDTEVRRIGDELYTRAKSVLSGRRAELERIAKELVEKETLDQQQLDRLLDVQLPKPA
- a CDS encoding DUF4142 domain-containing protein codes for the protein MKSHSIGLTLGLVFFLAVIAAGCQKAGVEAAYDNTSNASAPAGSLPVWDRDFLVAAEKTEVEERSLSQAAWNQARSADVKEYARAVMDDHGQTLQQLRDLMRRKGAGEPGTASEASAEGAYRLDQFSGANFDHEYISLMAAETQEAVSRFRQAAETADDREVRSYATSVLPVLVREKQQAADLEKRLAQHPGQ
- a CDS encoding PEGA domain-containing protein, whose product is MFRFVTVSAALGAFLMVAQPSYAQRFFHRPRAVVVSPYFGYGYGPGWYGWSDPYWSAYAVRPTGEVKIVTHMKDASVYVDGGYAGVTSKLKHFDLMPGNHNIELRDTAGKTLLQQQVQVIRDKTTEIHVD